One genomic window of Alphaproteobacteria bacterium includes the following:
- a CDS encoding ABC transporter ATP-binding protein: MAAVLATEGLNKRFGAVVAADDVSVTVDAGERLGVIGANGAGKTTFVNMVTGYLKPDTGVIRHDGRDITHLSPRHVTRLGIHRSFQIPQIFPKLNVLDNMMIALGIAVTDRPSGWRPLYGADIVASADGVLTRFSIDEYRDQIVGKLPQGVRKLLDIAMAMAGETSLLLLDEPTSGVSADEKSAMMDTIMAALECEGMTLLFVEHDMEVVESYAKRVLAFYDGRVIADGPPETVLADADVRNYVVGSELHRRR, encoded by the coding sequence ATGGCGGCGGTGCTGGCGACAGAAGGTCTCAACAAGCGCTTTGGCGCGGTGGTCGCGGCCGACGATGTTTCGGTCACCGTCGATGCCGGTGAGCGTCTTGGCGTGATCGGCGCCAATGGTGCCGGTAAGACCACGTTCGTCAACATGGTCACGGGATACCTCAAGCCCGACACCGGCGTCATTCGCCATGACGGGCGTGATATCACCCACCTCAGCCCGCGCCATGTGACGCGTCTCGGCATCCACCGCTCGTTCCAGATTCCGCAGATATTTCCGAAACTCAACGTGCTCGACAATATGATGATCGCGCTCGGAATCGCTGTCACGGACCGACCCAGTGGCTGGCGACCGCTCTATGGCGCCGACATCGTTGCCTCGGCGGATGGTGTCCTGACGCGGTTCTCCATCGACGAATATCGCGATCAGATTGTTGGCAAGCTACCTCAGGGCGTGCGCAAGCTGCTCGACATCGCCATGGCCATGGCCGGCGAGACTAGTCTGTTGCTGCTTGACGAGCCGACCAGCGGCGTCAGCGCTGATGAAAAGAGCGCCATGATGGATACCATTATGGCAGCGCTGGAATGTGAGGGCATGACGCTCCTCTTTGTTGAGCACGATATGGAGGTGGTGGAGAGCTATGCCAAGCGGGTTCTGGCGTTCTACGACGGTCGCGTGATTGCCGACGGGCCACCCGAAACAGTGCTCGCCGATGCGGACGTGCGCAACTATGTTGTTGGCTCCGAGTTGCATAGGCGACGGTAG
- a CDS encoding adenine nucleotide alpha hydrolase, whose translation MHDALAAVLDDIGPLAVAVAVSGGVDSMTLAAFAHRRSPVAVQMFHATSPAVPPVATERVHARATRDGWDLHVVDAGEFDDERYLANPVNRCYWCKTSLYDSIARHTDRTVVSGANIDDLGDYRPGLDAAAERQVRHPFVEAGISKSVVRDIAAALGLDDVVELPASPCLSSRIETGIRIEADMLTAVDAAERFVRRQLQSRTVRCRVRNDAVVIELDGDSLARLGDCASLGDAVTSIMRPAAPRLPVRFEPYRMGSAFLHPKDT comes from the coding sequence ATGCATGACGCGCTGGCTGCGGTGCTAGACGATATCGGGCCCTTGGCAGTGGCAGTGGCGGTGAGCGGTGGGGTCGACAGCATGACCCTGGCCGCCTTCGCCCACCGCCGGTCACCTGTTGCTGTCCAGATGTTCCACGCCACCTCACCTGCGGTGCCGCCCGTGGCAACCGAGCGCGTGCACGCTCGCGCCACCCGTGACGGCTGGGACCTGCATGTGGTCGATGCCGGCGAGTTCGACGACGAGCGCTATCTCGCCAATCCGGTCAATCGCTGTTATTGGTGTAAGACAAGCCTTTACGACAGCATTGCCCGGCACACGGATCGCACGGTGGTGTCCGGTGCCAACATCGACGATCTTGGTGACTACCGCCCGGGCCTCGATGCGGCGGCCGAGCGCCAAGTGCGCCATCCCTTCGTCGAGGCCGGCATCTCCAAATCAGTTGTGCGCGATATTGCGGCGGCGCTCGGGCTTGATGACGTGGTCGAGCTACCGGCCTCGCCGTGCCTATCGAGCCGCATCGAGACGGGCATCCGCATCGAGGCCGATATGCTGACGGCCGTGGACGCCGCAGAACGGTTTGTCAGGCGGCAATTGCAGTCGCGCACTGTGCGCTGTCGGGTGCGCAACGACGCGGTGGTGATCGAGCTCGACGGTGACAGCCTGGCGCGGCTCGGCGACTGTGCCTCTCTCGGCGATGCGGTTACCAGCATCATGCGGCCCGCCGCACCGCGGCTGCCCGTGCGTTTCGAGCCCTATCGTATGGGCAGTGCCTTCTTGCATCCGAAGGACACATGA
- a CDS encoding LarC family nickel insertion protein, which yields MHIHLDAVGGVAGDMFVAAIVDARSDLKSLVDTTVAALQLPAVEANILAHDDGRLVGRRFRVSCPDPPHSTVVREVRESLMVADLSATVRERALAILALLAEAEAEVHGIVADEVKFHELGGLDTIVDLSVSAALIEALGVQSWSCGALPRGRGMVRIAHGTFPVPAPATLILLRDMTLVDDGVDGERITPTGAAILKHLAPSQAASDPTPRRLLAVGNGFGTATLEGRSNILRAQLYESVTRRDADQVAVIAFDVDDQSPEDLALALDRLRALDAVLDVTQSDFIGKGGRLAARIQVLAPPETREAVAAACFSETATIGLRWTIQNRVLLSRRETVMDGEGGSFRAKIVARPDGKQTAKAEMADLADVGDRAQRERLRRQIEKWALEVRGESDDDA from the coding sequence ATGCACATCCATCTCGATGCCGTGGGCGGTGTCGCAGGCGATATGTTCGTTGCTGCCATAGTTGATGCCAGATCGGACCTTAAGTCTCTGGTTGATACAACAGTTGCAGCACTACAATTACCCGCCGTAGAGGCCAACATTCTGGCTCATGATGACGGTAGGTTGGTCGGAAGACGCTTTCGCGTCAGCTGTCCGGATCCGCCTCATTCGACAGTTGTCAGAGAAGTGCGCGAATCCTTAATGGTGGCTGATCTGTCGGCGACCGTACGTGAGCGTGCGCTTGCCATATTGGCATTGCTGGCCGAGGCCGAAGCCGAGGTCCATGGCATTGTTGCCGACGAGGTCAAATTTCACGAGCTCGGCGGCTTGGACACCATTGTCGATCTTTCTGTCTCTGCGGCGCTGATCGAGGCTCTGGGCGTGCAGAGCTGGAGTTGTGGTGCCCTGCCGCGTGGTCGCGGCATGGTCCGCATCGCCCACGGCACGTTTCCCGTGCCGGCGCCGGCAACACTGATTTTGTTGCGTGATATGACGCTTGTTGACGATGGCGTCGACGGCGAGCGCATTACCCCGACAGGGGCAGCGATCCTGAAGCATCTGGCGCCGAGCCAGGCAGCGTCGGATCCGACACCCCGCCGGCTGCTCGCGGTTGGCAACGGCTTCGGCACCGCGACCCTCGAAGGACGTAGCAACATTTTGCGGGCGCAGCTTTATGAATCGGTAACACGGCGCGATGCCGATCAGGTTGCTGTGATTGCTTTCGATGTGGACGACCAGAGCCCCGAGGATCTAGCTTTGGCCCTCGACCGTCTGCGGGCGCTCGATGCTGTGCTGGATGTCACCCAGAGCGATTTCATCGGCAAGGGCGGGCGTCTTGCCGCGCGCATACAGGTGCTGGCGCCGCCCGAGACCCGCGAGGCGGTAGCCGCTGCGTGCTTTTCGGAAACCGCAACAATAGGCCTGCGCTGGACGATACAGAACCGAGTGCTGCTGTCGCGCCGGGAAACGGTCATGGACGGCGAAGGCGGCTCCTTTCGCGCTAAGATCGTTGCAAGACCCGACGGCAAACAGACGGCCAAGGCCGAAATGGCGGATTTGGCCGATGTCGGCGATCGGGCGCAAAGGGAGCGGTTGCGAAGACAGATCGAGAAATGGGCCTTGGAGGTGCGGGGCGAAAGTGATGACGATGCATGA
- the dusA gene encoding tRNA dihydrouridine(20/20a) synthase DusA gives MLDRRFCVAPMMARTDRHNRYFLRRISRRAVLYSEMVTTDAVIHGDRARLLDFDVSEHPLALQLGGNNPAILARCAAIAEAWGYDEINLNIGCPSNRVRQRKIGVCLMAEPEVVARCVSAMIEGCGLPVTVKTRIGVDERTDVAFLDDFVGTVAEAGARSFIIHSRSAILSGLCPKQNREVPPLNYERVYRLKRDFPALEIIINGGIATLDEAAARLALVDGVMLGRAAYENPYLLAEVDGRIYGDASPVASRDTVAESMLPYITRQCAEGVPLASITRHMLGLFRGCRGGRAWRRHLSENAHCSGAGPEVVRDALGPILRDAA, from the coding sequence ATGCTTGACCGCCGCTTTTGCGTGGCACCCATGATGGCGCGGACCGATCGCCATAACCGCTATTTCCTGCGCCGCATCAGCCGGCGTGCGGTGCTCTACAGCGAGATGGTGACGACTGATGCCGTGATTCACGGCGATCGCGCGCGGCTGCTTGACTTCGACGTCAGCGAGCATCCGCTTGCCTTGCAGCTGGGCGGAAACAACCCAGCGATCCTAGCGCGCTGCGCCGCTATTGCCGAGGCCTGGGGCTATGACGAAATCAATCTCAATATCGGCTGTCCCAGCAACCGGGTCCGGCAGCGCAAGATTGGGGTATGTTTGATGGCCGAGCCCGAGGTGGTGGCGCGTTGTGTTTCGGCCATGATCGAAGGTTGCGGGCTGCCGGTCACGGTCAAGACACGCATTGGCGTTGACGAGCGCACAGATGTGGCATTTCTGGACGATTTTGTGGGCACTGTGGCCGAGGCGGGCGCGCGGAGTTTCATCATCCATTCTCGTTCGGCAATCCTCAGCGGCCTTTGTCCGAAGCAAAACCGCGAAGTGCCACCGTTGAACTACGAGCGGGTCTATCGGCTCAAGCGGGATTTTCCTGCGCTCGAGATCATCATCAATGGTGGTATCGCCACGCTCGATGAGGCCGCTGCGCGTCTCGCTCTTGTCGACGGCGTCATGCTCGGCCGTGCAGCATACGAGAATCCCTATCTGCTGGCCGAGGTGGACGGGCGGATCTATGGCGATGCCAGCCCGGTTGCGAGCCGCGATACGGTGGCCGAGAGCATGCTGCCGTATATCACGCGCCAGTGCGCCGAGGGAGTGCCGCTTGCCAGTATCACGCGGCACATGCTGGGTCTATTTCGGGGCTGTCGTGGCGGCCGCGCCTGGCGGCGTCATTTGAGCGAAAATGCGCATTGCAGCGGTGCCGGTCCCGAGGTGGTTCGTGATGCCTTGGGACCCATTCTGCGCGACGCTGCCTGA
- a CDS encoding 2-oxoacid:acceptor oxidoreductase subunit alpha: MKPGLRGIQGNHACAFGAVAAGCRFFAGYPITPSSEIAEKMATLLPKVNGTFVQMEDEIASMAAVIGASMGGEMAMTATSGPGFSLKQENLGYAALAEVPCVVVDVMRGGPSTGMPTRPAQGDIMQARWGTHGDHPIIVLAPGSAQEIHDQTIRAFALAEQLRVPVVLLYDEILGHLLESVTLTEDAAVLHRVWASGRPEDYRPYATGDDLVPAMARPSDGYRAHTTGLTHGEDGFPTQEPAEAEAATRRLLDKLEHHAETIEAVDCEEVDDAEVLVVAIGIVGRAARRAVREAREDGIRAGLFRPITLWPFPERAFAAAVRGVRAVLVPEMNAGQLRLEIERLCPDGATVCGLERLDGEAVEPQAITKALATLMKGGPS; encoded by the coding sequence ATGAAGCCCGGTCTGCGCGGCATCCAGGGCAATCATGCCTGTGCCTTCGGCGCCGTCGCCGCAGGTTGCCGTTTCTTCGCCGGCTATCCGATCACACCGTCCTCCGAGATTGCCGAGAAGATGGCCACGCTTTTGCCGAAGGTCAACGGCACTTTTGTGCAGATGGAGGATGAAATTGCCTCGATGGCAGCGGTGATCGGTGCCTCGATGGGCGGTGAGATGGCGATGACCGCGACTAGCGGTCCCGGCTTCTCCCTCAAGCAGGAGAATCTCGGCTATGCGGCGCTCGCCGAGGTGCCGTGTGTGGTGGTCGACGTGATGCGTGGCGGTCCCAGCACGGGCATGCCGACGCGACCTGCCCAGGGCGATATCATGCAGGCTCGCTGGGGCACCCATGGCGACCATCCTATCATCGTGCTGGCGCCGGGCTCGGCGCAGGAGATCCACGACCAGACGATCCGGGCTTTTGCGTTGGCCGAGCAGCTGCGGGTGCCCGTGGTGCTGCTCTACGACGAGATCCTGGGGCATCTACTTGAATCCGTGACCCTGACCGAAGACGCGGCCGTGCTGCATCGGGTATGGGCGAGCGGCCGCCCTGAGGACTACCGGCCCTATGCCACGGGCGACGATTTGGTCCCGGCGATGGCCCGGCCCAGCGACGGCTATCGTGCGCATACCACCGGCCTGACCCATGGTGAGGACGGCTTTCCAACCCAAGAGCCGGCGGAGGCCGAGGCCGCGACCCGACGCTTGCTTGACAAGCTCGAACACCACGCCGAGACCATCGAGGCTGTCGATTGCGAAGAGGTGGACGACGCGGAGGTGCTTGTTGTCGCTATCGGCATTGTGGGCCGCGCGGCGCGACGTGCCGTGCGCGAGGCACGAGAGGACGGCATTCGCGCCGGCCTGTTTCGCCCCATCACCCTATGGCCGTTCCCCGAGCGTGCCTTTGCCGCAGCCGTGCGCGGTGTGCGCGCCGTTCTGGTGCCGGAAATGAATGCTGGCCAGCTCAGGCTCGAGATCGAGCGGCTGTGTCCTGACGGCGCAACCGTGTGCGGGCTAGAGCGCCTAGACGGCGAGGCTGTGGAGCCGCAAGCCATAACAAAGGCCTTGGCAACTTTGATGAAAGGAGGGCCGTCGTGA
- a CDS encoding 2-oxoacid:acceptor oxidoreductase family protein — translation MSEPTNVLIVGVGGQGVIMLSKVLATLCQERGLAVKQSEVHGMAKRGGAVFSHVRFGEQVWSPTIPKGKADLLIALEWAEALRWLDYLEPEHGVLIADTKRIVPPFSCRDRRVGATSSYVEGAPAEVIEQVAEGYALDASGMARELGNERAANTVLLGALSTKLPFSEDEWRGTLSRFVPPKTVKVNRAAFDEGRDWVSGRRDGEAPTAPKLPDMISRARPGAGEKLDIEIVPEWCKGCDICVRICPERCLALNSEQVVVLIDRKACTGCRLCEWLCPDFAIAVRHSYVAEAVA, via the coding sequence ATGTCCGAGCCCACCAACGTTCTCATCGTCGGCGTCGGCGGCCAGGGCGTGATCATGCTTTCGAAGGTCCTGGCGACGCTGTGCCAGGAGCGTGGGCTCGCTGTCAAGCAGAGCGAGGTGCACGGTATGGCCAAGCGCGGCGGCGCCGTGTTCAGCCATGTGCGCTTTGGCGAACAGGTCTGGTCGCCAACTATTCCCAAAGGCAAGGCTGATCTACTGATCGCGCTCGAATGGGCTGAGGCCTTGCGTTGGCTTGACTATCTCGAGCCTGAGCATGGTGTGTTGATCGCCGACACCAAGCGCATTGTGCCACCGTTCTCCTGTCGTGACCGCCGCGTCGGTGCTACATCGAGCTATGTCGAGGGCGCCCCTGCCGAAGTGATCGAGCAGGTTGCCGAAGGCTATGCGCTGGATGCTAGCGGCATGGCACGCGAGCTTGGCAACGAGCGCGCGGCTAATACGGTTCTGCTCGGCGCTCTCTCGACCAAGCTGCCGTTCTCCGAGGACGAGTGGCGCGGGACCCTCTCGCGCTTCGTGCCACCTAAGACCGTCAAGGTCAATCGTGCCGCCTTTGATGAGGGCCGCGATTGGGTGTCAGGTAGGCGCGACGGTGAGGCTCCAACCGCGCCGAAATTGCCAGATATGATATCACGAGCCAGGCCGGGAGCGGGCGAGAAGCTCGATATCGAGATCGTTCCCGAATGGTGCAAGGGCTGCGATATTTGCGTGCGCATCTGCCCTGAGCGCTGCCTTGCGCTCAATTCAGAGCAAGTGGTGGTGTTGATCGACCGGAAGGCTTGCACTGGCTGTCGCCTCTGCGAATGGCTCTGCCCCGATTTTGCCATAGCCGTGCGACATTCCTATGTCGCTGAGGCGGTAGCATGA
- the larA gene encoding nickel-dependent lactate racemase encodes MHVELLYGEGTLPVEIDAGWQTDVLEKQQMPVLPDALTAVGKALAGPVGAPPLHLRAQGAGSACILICDVTRPVPNGVILPPLIRTLLDADLAPEAITVLVATGLHPPNEGEELRRVVGDDWVLETVSVVNHFARDDAAHVHVGNTSRGNVVRLDKRFVEADLRIVTGLVEPHFMAGYSGGRKVIAPGIAHAETITTLHSARYMEDPNADNGVLEGNPLHQDQLEIVGMVGGVLAVNAVIDDARRLSFVNFGEVVESHLQAVAFTRPFVELKVPRRYRTVVTSSAGYPLDSTYYQTVKGMVGPLGILELGGTLIVVSECAKGMGSEEFVDAQSRLLALGPDGFLDSLLAKRQAAVDEWQTEKQLKPMRAGRVRLYASGLTGEDRALTGVEMIYSVEDAIAESVGATGDPHVAFVPEGPYVIPQYAC; translated from the coding sequence ATGCACGTTGAGTTACTGTACGGCGAGGGCACCCTGCCGGTCGAAATCGATGCCGGCTGGCAGACAGACGTCCTTGAAAAGCAACAGATGCCTGTGCTCCCAGATGCATTGACCGCAGTCGGTAAGGCGTTGGCTGGGCCGGTTGGCGCACCGCCTCTGCACTTGCGGGCACAAGGCGCAGGCAGCGCCTGTATCTTGATTTGTGACGTTACGCGCCCGGTCCCCAATGGAGTCATTCTGCCGCCATTGATCCGTACCTTGCTCGACGCCGACTTGGCGCCGGAGGCGATCACGGTATTGGTGGCAACGGGTCTGCATCCCCCAAACGAGGGCGAGGAGCTGCGCCGCGTCGTCGGTGACGACTGGGTTCTCGAGACTGTTAGCGTAGTTAATCATTTTGCCAGAGATGATGCGGCGCACGTGCATGTCGGCAATACCAGCCGCGGCAATGTGGTGCGACTCGACAAGCGCTTCGTGGAGGCCGACCTCCGGATCGTCACAGGCCTTGTTGAACCCCATTTCATGGCTGGCTATTCCGGCGGCAGAAAAGTGATCGCACCTGGCATCGCTCACGCTGAAACCATCACCACCCTCCACAGCGCACGCTATATGGAAGATCCCAACGCGGACAACGGCGTTCTCGAGGGCAACCCTCTGCACCAGGATCAGTTGGAAATCGTCGGCATGGTCGGCGGCGTCCTGGCGGTCAATGCGGTGATCGACGATGCCCGCCGTCTATCCTTTGTTAATTTCGGTGAAGTCGTCGAAAGCCACCTTCAGGCGGTCGCGTTCACCCGCCCTTTCGTGGAGTTGAAGGTTCCACGCCGCTACCGGACTGTCGTGACTAGCAGCGCCGGCTATCCGCTGGATAGCACCTACTATCAGACCGTCAAAGGCATGGTCGGACCGCTCGGCATTCTGGAACTGGGTGGCACCTTGATTGTTGTATCCGAATGCGCCAAAGGCATGGGCTCGGAAGAATTCGTCGATGCCCAAAGCCGCCTGTTAGCGTTGGGACCGGACGGGTTTCTCGACTCGCTGCTCGCCAAGCGCCAGGCTGCCGTCGACGAGTGGCAAACGGAAAAGCAGCTTAAGCCCATGCGTGCCGGGCGCGTGCGCCTTTATGCGAGTGGCCTGACCGGTGAGGATCGCGCCCTGACCGGCGTTGAGATGATCTATTCGGTCGAAGATGCTATTGCCGAAAGCGTTGGGGCTACGGGCGATCCCCACGTCGCTTTCGTGCCGGAGGGGCCGTACGTGATCCCGCAATATGCTTGCTAA
- a CDS encoding ATP-binding cassette domain-containing protein, with translation MLSVSDLHVRIAAATILDGVSLDVAPGSLTALMGRNGAGKTTFMRSVMGLIPRSGGSIAFDGGDLGAMPAHARAGLGIGYMPENRRLVPELTVRENILVPAWATRIDDAEDRIARIYALMPEVEHLAVRRAMQLSGGQQKLAALARALMTATKLVLLDEPFEGVAPALAGRLAEVLLGLKEQGLSVLLSESDSTHSEDLIDTAYIIERGRVEARGDA, from the coding sequence ATGTTGAGCGTCAGCGATCTGCATGTCCGCATTGCCGCTGCGACCATTCTCGACGGTGTGTCGCTCGACGTCGCACCCGGTAGCCTGACCGCCCTGATGGGCCGCAACGGTGCTGGCAAGACCACGTTCATGCGTTCGGTCATGGGGTTGATCCCGCGCAGCGGCGGCAGCATAGCCTTCGATGGTGGTGATCTCGGCGCCATGCCTGCGCATGCGCGCGCCGGCCTCGGTATCGGCTACATGCCCGAGAATCGGCGCCTGGTTCCGGAGCTTACGGTGCGTGAAAACATATTGGTTCCTGCCTGGGCCACCCGTATTGATGATGCTGAGGATCGCATCGCCAGAATCTATGCCTTGATGCCGGAAGTCGAGCATTTGGCTGTGCGCCGCGCCATGCAACTCTCTGGTGGCCAGCAGAAGCTGGCGGCGCTGGCGCGAGCCTTGATGACGGCCACCAAGCTCGTGCTCCTCGACGAGCCTTTCGAGGGCGTGGCGCCGGCGCTTGCTGGCCGCCTCGCCGAAGTACTTTTGGGGCTGAAGGAGCAGGGGCTGTCAGTCCTGCTCTCCGAATCGGACTCGACCCACTCCGAGGATCTTATCGACACTGCCTACATCATTGAGCGCGGCCGGGTAGAGGCTAGGGGCGATGCTTGA
- the larB gene encoding nickel pincer cofactor biosynthesis protein LarB → MSGAHEVEFDKDRHARIGLAEAVFCTGKSTAQIAHILDEATADRRTLLLTRLDEAGFAALPGHHADALDYHALSRTAVFGEQVPTKGASRVAVVTAGTSDAGPGYEAARTLAFSGESCELVFDVGVAGLWRLLDKVDRLREMSVLIAVAGMDAALVSVLGGLVPGVVVAVPTSTGYGVANEGETALRASLTSCSPGIVTVNIDNGYGAACAALRILRAIDAR, encoded by the coding sequence ATGAGCGGCGCCCACGAGGTCGAGTTCGACAAGGATCGCCACGCGCGCATCGGCCTGGCGGAGGCGGTGTTCTGCACAGGCAAGAGCACGGCACAGATCGCGCACATTCTCGATGAGGCGACGGCGGATAGACGCACGCTGCTGTTGACGCGGCTCGATGAAGCGGGGTTTGCGGCGCTGCCCGGACATCACGCGGATGCCCTCGATTATCATGCGCTATCGCGCACGGCAGTCTTCGGCGAGCAGGTGCCGACTAAAGGGGCAAGCCGTGTTGCGGTAGTAACGGCCGGAACCTCCGATGCTGGGCCGGGCTACGAAGCGGCGCGCACGCTAGCGTTTTCTGGCGAGTCCTGCGAACTCGTCTTTGATGTCGGTGTGGCCGGACTCTGGCGCCTACTCGACAAGGTTGACCGCCTGCGTGAAATGTCTGTGCTCATTGCCGTGGCCGGTATGGACGCGGCGTTGGTTAGTGTGCTTGGTGGTCTCGTTCCAGGCGTGGTGGTCGCCGTGCCGACCTCGACAGGCTATGGTGTCGCAAACGAAGGTGAGACTGCGTTGCGGGCCTCACTGACAAGCTGTAGCCCCGGCATTGTCACCGTCAATATCGACAACGGCTATGGCGCGGCCTGTGCCGCCCTGCGGATATTAAGGGCGATCGATGCACGTTGA
- the iorA gene encoding indolepyruvate ferredoxin oxidoreductase subunit alpha: MPDAAALPNEGAAPLSGNEAIARGAWEGGVRVAAAYPGTPSTEILEALAEYPRDDVHAQWSTNEKVAVDVAIGASFSGVRALSAMKHVGLNVAADALMSQTYIGVNGGLVLAVADDPGIHSSQNEQDTRLFARFAQVPVLEPSDAEEARIFTALAFEISEEFDTPVILRSTTRLSHTRSTVSLQPRVEKDGGEFVDDPVKNVIIPAHARRRHPLVLEREAALERYFDDSPLTRWEKGSTDYGIITHSTAYAYVKEVAPDAHVLKLGASYPLARETVRKFCDSVTRVIVVEELEPLLETEIRAMGIVIEGKDFVPRAGELSPEIVRGALAEAGLIPAEDAPLALDAVAELARPPVLCAGCPHMTSYFTARNLGARITGDIGCYTLAALDPLQAIDTTVAMGSGIGNAVGMAMSGTEEKPIVATIGDSTFLHSGIPPLIDAIYNQANITVLLLDNHITAMTGGQDHPGTGRTLAGEEVTAVDYEKIVRALGVEFVRHVDPYDMSDVQRTCADAIAFEGVSVVIADRPCVLDPVKIKGPALNVKEENCTACQACMNIGCPAITWSDTLFEGHHKVCIDEEMCIGCTLCAQLCTSGCITVPEATVAASA; the protein is encoded by the coding sequence GTGCCGGACGCAGCAGCGCTACCGAACGAGGGTGCCGCGCCATTGTCGGGAAACGAAGCCATTGCGCGCGGTGCCTGGGAAGGTGGGGTGCGCGTCGCCGCGGCCTATCCCGGTACGCCGAGCACCGAGATTCTTGAAGCCCTGGCAGAATATCCGCGCGACGATGTGCATGCGCAATGGTCGACTAACGAGAAGGTCGCGGTCGATGTCGCCATCGGCGCTTCGTTCTCAGGCGTACGCGCGCTCTCGGCGATGAAGCATGTGGGACTCAACGTTGCTGCCGATGCGCTGATGTCGCAGACGTATATCGGTGTCAACGGCGGGCTGGTGCTGGCGGTAGCGGACGATCCGGGCATCCACTCTTCACAGAACGAGCAGGACACGCGGCTCTTCGCCCGGTTTGCCCAGGTGCCGGTGTTGGAGCCGTCCGATGCGGAGGAAGCGCGCATCTTCACCGCGCTTGCCTTCGAGATCAGTGAGGAATTCGACACGCCGGTGATCCTGCGCTCGACGACGAGACTGTCGCACACGCGCAGCACCGTGTCGCTGCAACCACGCGTGGAGAAGGACGGCGGCGAGTTTGTCGACGATCCGGTCAAAAACGTGATTATCCCGGCTCATGCCCGTCGCCGCCATCCGCTGGTGCTGGAGCGCGAGGCCGCGCTGGAGCGTTACTTCGACGACTCGCCGTTGACGCGCTGGGAGAAGGGTAGCACCGATTACGGAATCATCACCCACAGCACGGCCTATGCCTATGTCAAAGAGGTGGCGCCTGACGCACACGTGCTCAAGCTCGGTGCGTCCTATCCGTTGGCCCGTGAGACCGTGCGCAAGTTCTGTGACTCGGTCACGCGCGTGATCGTGGTCGAGGAACTCGAGCCACTACTTGAGACAGAGATCCGCGCTATGGGCATTGTCATCGAAGGTAAGGATTTCGTACCGCGCGCGGGCGAGCTGTCGCCTGAGATCGTGCGCGGCGCGCTGGCCGAGGCGGGTTTGATCCCGGCCGAGGACGCGCCCCTGGCACTTGATGCTGTGGCCGAGCTTGCCCGCCCGCCAGTGCTCTGCGCTGGCTGCCCGCATATGACCTCCTATTTCACCGCGCGCAATCTCGGTGCGCGCATCACCGGCGACATTGGCTGCTATACGCTGGCGGCGCTCGACCCTTTGCAGGCGATCGACACCACTGTTGCCATGGGCTCAGGGATAGGCAATGCGGTAGGCATGGCCATGTCGGGCACAGAAGAAAAGCCGATTGTCGCCACCATCGGCGATTCGACCTTCCTCCATTCCGGTATCCCGCCGCTGATTGACGCGATTTATAACCAGGCCAACATCACCGTGCTATTGCTGGATAATCACATCACGGCGATGACCGGCGGCCAGGATCATCCCGGCACCGGGCGCACCCTGGCCGGAGAGGAAGTGACAGCGGTTGATTACGAGAAGATCGTGCGTGCGCTCGGCGTCGAGTTCGTCCGCCACGTTGATCCCTACGACATGTCAGACGTGCAGCGCACTTGCGCCGATGCCATCGCTTTTGAGGGTGTCTCTGTGGTCATTGCTGATCGCCCGTGCGTGCTTGATCCGGTTAAGATCAAGGGTCCGGCACTAAATGTGAAGGAGGAGAACTGTACCGCTTGTCAGGCCTGCATGAACATCGGATGCCCAGCTATTACTTGGTCCGATACCTTATTTGAGGGCCATCACAAGGTGTGTATCGATGAGGAAATGTGCATCGGCTGTACGCTCTGCGCTCAGCTCTGCACCAGTGGCTGTATAACCGTCCCAGAGGCGACGGTTGCGGCCTCGGCCTGA